GAAGATCTGCACGACGTCGGTCCGGCGTTTGATCTCGCGGTTGATCCGCTCCAGCGGGTTGGTCGACTGGATCTTCTTCCAGTGCCGATCAGGGAAGTCCGCGAACGCGGTCAGGTCCTCCTTCGCCTCCAGGAGCAGGGCCCTGACCTTGGGGAACTGGCGGCCGAGCATGTCGGCGACGGTGTCGAGCTGGGCCCGGACGGCTGCGGCGTCAGGCTGGGCGAAGATCGTGCGGATGGTCGCGGCCACCATTTCCGCGGAGTCCTTCGGGATCATCGCGAAGACGTTGCGCAGGAAGTGAACGCGGCATCTTTGGTAGCCGGCGCCGAGTATGACTTTGCGCACGGCCTTGACCAGACCCGAGTGGTGGTCGGCGATGACCAGGCGGACCCCGTTCAGGCCCCGTTCGCGCAGGGAGCGCAGGAACTCGCTCCAGAACGCCTCGGTCTCGCTGTCGCCGACCATCAGTCCCAGCACTTCGCGTCCGCCGTCCTCGGTGATGCCGGTGGCGATCACCACGGCCTGGGACACGATCTGGTGGTTCACCCGCGCCTTGCAGTACGTCGCGTCCAGGTAGATGTAGGGGAATCGGGTGTGGTCCAGCGGGCGGGTGCGGAAGGCGGTGAGTTCGGCGTCCAGTCCGGCGCAGAGCCGGGAGACCTCGCTATTGGAGATCCCGGTGTCCGCGCCCAGGGCCCTGACCAGGTCGTCCACGCTGCGGGTGGACACTCC
The Streptomyces tirandamycinicus DNA segment above includes these coding regions:
- a CDS encoding IS256 family transposase, which translates into the protein MALSQHDLLRLMESLRTADGIELIRVLAQRILQELIEAEATTHIGAEPGEHAETRTTWRNGHRDKVLTTQAADLDLAIPKVRTGTFFPSLLERRRRIDRALYAVIVEAYVHGVSTRSVDDLVRALGADTGISNSEVSRLCAGLDAELTAFRTRPLDHTRFPYIYLDATYCKARVNHQIVSQAVVIATGITEDGGREVLGLMVGDSETEAFWSEFLRSLRERGLNGVRLVIADHHSGLVKAVRKVILGAGYQRCRVHFLRNVFAMIPKDSAEMVAATIRTIFAQPDAAAVRAQLDTVADMLGRQFPKVRALLLEAKEDLTAFADFPDRHWKKIQSTNPLERINREIKRRTDVVQIFPNPDALERLTTAVLIEMHDEWIAFPRRYLPEGSMDKIYPNNDQIGPTTPPQGARPSIGDRPS